In Nocardioides sp. zg-1228, a single window of DNA contains:
- a CDS encoding DHA2 family efflux MFS transporter permease subunit gives MTTTAQPTPPDLGTASPHGHGRLIGLLVASAFVVILNETIMSVALPDLMREFDVQATTAQWLTTAFLLTMAVVIPITGWLLTRFPLRTVFVAAMASFSTGTLVAALAPVFPMLVAGRVVQAVGTALMMPLLITTILNVVDERRRGQTMGTISIVISVAPAIGPTISGIVLDQLSWRWMFWIVLPIALLSLALGAAWVRNVTEPRDVPVDVLSVVLSALAFGGLIYGLSSIGESATGHTPVPVWLPLVLGGLALVTFVARQLRLRDRALLDLRAFRVRAFSVAVLLVAVSMMALFGTLILIPLYLQNVLGLSVLNTGLLLLPGGLTMGLLAPIVGRLFDRVGPRPLVAPGAALVSAALWGMTTLDAGTGQATVVGLHVLMSVGLALMFTPLLTSALGSLPPQLYSHGSAIVSTLQQVAGAAGTALFVTVMTRVTVARTEEGAALVEATADGVHAALMYGGVISAAAVLVALLVRRPGEPAAH, from the coding sequence GTGACCACGACCGCCCAGCCGACACCTCCCGACCTCGGGACCGCGTCGCCCCACGGGCACGGCCGCCTGATCGGGCTGCTCGTCGCGTCCGCCTTCGTGGTGATCCTCAACGAGACGATCATGAGCGTCGCGCTGCCCGACCTGATGCGCGAGTTCGACGTGCAGGCCACGACGGCTCAGTGGCTCACCACGGCCTTCCTGCTCACCATGGCCGTGGTCATCCCGATCACCGGCTGGCTGCTGACGCGCTTCCCTCTGCGCACCGTGTTCGTGGCGGCGATGGCGTCGTTCAGCACCGGCACGCTGGTGGCCGCCCTGGCGCCGGTCTTCCCGATGCTGGTGGCCGGCCGCGTCGTCCAGGCCGTCGGCACCGCCCTGATGATGCCGCTGCTCATCACCACGATCCTCAACGTCGTCGACGAGCGCCGGCGCGGCCAGACGATGGGCACGATCTCGATCGTCATCTCCGTCGCCCCGGCCATCGGCCCGACCATCTCCGGGATCGTCCTCGACCAGCTGTCGTGGCGCTGGATGTTCTGGATCGTGCTGCCGATCGCGCTGCTCTCACTGGCCCTCGGCGCGGCCTGGGTGCGCAACGTGACCGAGCCGCGCGACGTGCCCGTCGACGTCCTCTCCGTCGTGCTGTCCGCGCTCGCGTTCGGGGGGCTGATCTACGGCCTGAGCAGCATCGGCGAGAGCGCGACCGGCCACACCCCCGTGCCCGTGTGGCTGCCGCTGGTGCTCGGCGGCCTGGCGCTCGTCACCTTCGTCGCCCGTCAGCTGCGGCTGCGCGACCGGGCGCTGCTCGACCTGCGCGCCTTCCGGGTGCGCGCGTTCAGCGTCGCCGTGCTGCTGGTCGCGGTCAGCATGATGGCGCTCTTCGGCACGCTGATCCTGATCCCCCTCTACCTGCAGAACGTGCTGGGCCTGTCGGTGCTCAACACCGGCCTGCTCCTCCTCCCCGGCGGCCTCACCATGGGGCTGCTCGCCCCGATCGTCGGGCGCCTGTTCGACCGGGTCGGCCCCCGGCCGCTGGTCGCGCCGGGCGCCGCGCTCGTCAGCGCCGCGCTGTGGGGGATGACGACCCTGGACGCCGGGACCGGGCAGGCCACCGTCGTCGGACTCCACGTGCTGATGAGCGTGGGGCTCGCGTTGATGTTCACCCCGCTCCTCACCTCCGCGCTGGGCTCGCTGCCGCCGCAGCTCTACTCCCACGGCAGCGCGATCGTCTCGACGCTCCAGCAGGTCGCGGGCGCTGCCGGCACCGCGCTCTTCGTCACCGTGATGACCCGCGTGACGGTCGCCCGGACCGAGGAGGGTGCCGCCCTGGTCGAGGCGACCGCCGACGGCGTCCACGCGGCGCTCATGTACGGCGGCGTCATCTCCGCCGCGGCGGTGCTCGTCGCCCTGCTCGTGCGGCGCCCGGGCGAGCCCGCGGCGCACTGA
- a CDS encoding DNA-binding protein — protein MVGQSQSRRRQQELYGAAIGDVLDRVTAALGLSQAAVARTIGVSAPMLSQLASGRRTTIGNPLAVQRLSALVELADEVASGLAHSQVAVRLEEIRQQDSTTLTGAAARPPAEPATAELLRTVASGQDLLRAADLLAAEHPALAELIRVHGTGSPEEVRAHLDGLTRITRRPSGPEE, from the coding sequence ATGGTCGGGCAGTCGCAGAGCCGTCGGCGCCAGCAGGAGCTCTACGGCGCCGCGATCGGCGACGTCCTCGACCGGGTCACCGCGGCGCTCGGCCTCAGCCAGGCGGCCGTCGCGCGCACGATCGGCGTGAGCGCGCCCATGCTCTCGCAGCTGGCGAGCGGGCGGCGCACCACCATCGGCAACCCGCTGGCGGTCCAGCGGCTGAGCGCGCTCGTCGAGCTGGCCGACGAGGTCGCGTCCGGGCTGGCCCACAGCCAGGTCGCTGTGCGCCTGGAGGAGATCCGCCAGCAGGACTCCACCACCCTGACCGGCGCTGCCGCGCGCCCGCCGGCCGAGCCGGCGACCGCCGAGCTGCTGCGCACCGTGGCCTCCGGCCAGGACCTGCTGCGGGCGGCCGACCTGCTCGCCGCCGAGCACCCGGCGCTCGCCGAGCTCATCCGCGTGCACGGCACCGGCTCGCCGGAGGAGGTGCGGGCCCACCTCGACGGGTTGACCCGGATCACCCGGCGCCCGTCCGGCCCGGAGGAATAG
- a CDS encoding VWA domain-containing protein — MTHRIRTIPHHATTALAALAALTMLVLVAAMGASSPAGATSGETDPPASDAADTEPDAAPETDYARMVLVLDASGSMAEPAGGGTTKIDAARQALGTVVDGLPDEAYVGLRVYGATVFSRDQKGACTDSQLIVDPGTDNRDELRAALESYEPYGETPIGYALRQAAGDIGGESTRSIVLVSDGIATCEPDPCVVAGELAQQGIDLQIDVVGLSVDAKARAQLRCVAAKGNGTYYDADDADEIVASLETAADRAVRPFALDGTPLAGGGSDDPTPIEAGLWSDKVGTTPQDSERWFSYTRTMPGSTVRVGLSSLGGDPDEWDTVQLETSTPLGDSCGVDNSFKNVNSAELLGAEVAVGEPQSNEDCVTSDEVLIMVSRSLSNMGRGQSPFSLQVVEEPPADGTSLAEEGSWSGIVLDPPDVSGTPEAVTGGDSFATAPVLTDGVYKGTIVPGETQAFRVQLAYGQQLSARLRTPPASPALHEQIGHQGPFASFLVYSPMRGNVPISGEGINTHGFAATSSSGVFGVQTPEVRYNNRVSSVTVGTSLPGYYYLVFAADSDHRGESYEMPYRLELEVRGEESGAPEYAEGQALLTGTDAPLGAPISAPAEPDEPSDDGADDPADDSGQAAPKDEAEPLSAGTLAAAGALAAVALGCVAVAVNLLRGRRG; from the coding sequence ATGACCCACCGGATCCGGACGATCCCCCACCACGCGACGACGGCGCTCGCCGCCCTCGCCGCACTGACCATGCTGGTCCTCGTCGCCGCGATGGGCGCGAGCAGCCCGGCCGGCGCCACGAGCGGCGAGACCGACCCGCCGGCGAGCGACGCCGCCGACACCGAGCCCGATGCCGCGCCCGAGACCGACTACGCGCGGATGGTCCTGGTCCTCGACGCCTCGGGGTCCATGGCGGAGCCGGCGGGCGGCGGGACCACCAAGATCGACGCCGCTCGGCAGGCGCTCGGCACCGTCGTCGACGGGCTGCCCGACGAGGCCTACGTCGGACTGCGGGTCTACGGCGCCACGGTGTTCTCCCGCGACCAGAAGGGCGCCTGCACCGACTCGCAGCTCATCGTCGACCCCGGCACCGACAACCGCGACGAGCTGCGGGCGGCGCTGGAGTCGTACGAGCCCTACGGCGAGACGCCGATCGGGTACGCCCTGCGCCAGGCGGCCGGCGACATCGGTGGCGAGTCGACCCGGTCCATCGTGCTGGTCTCCGACGGCATCGCCACCTGCGAGCCCGACCCCTGCGTCGTGGCGGGCGAGCTCGCCCAGCAGGGGATCGACCTCCAGATCGACGTCGTGGGGTTGAGCGTCGACGCCAAGGCCCGCGCCCAGCTGCGGTGCGTCGCGGCGAAGGGCAACGGCACCTACTACGACGCCGACGACGCCGACGAGATCGTCGCCAGCCTGGAGACGGCGGCCGACCGTGCCGTGCGTCCCTTCGCGCTCGACGGCACGCCGCTGGCCGGCGGCGGCTCCGACGACCCCACTCCGATCGAGGCCGGGCTGTGGAGCGACAAGGTGGGCACGACGCCGCAGGACTCCGAGCGCTGGTTCTCCTACACGCGCACGATGCCCGGCTCGACCGTCCGGGTCGGCCTGTCCAGCCTCGGCGGCGACCCCGACGAGTGGGACACCGTGCAGCTCGAGACCAGCACGCCGCTCGGGGACTCCTGCGGCGTCGACAACAGCTTCAAGAACGTCAACTCCGCCGAGCTCCTCGGGGCCGAGGTCGCCGTGGGCGAGCCCCAGAGCAACGAGGACTGTGTGACCTCCGACGAGGTGCTGATCATGGTGTCCCGCTCGCTCAGCAACATGGGTCGCGGACAGTCGCCGTTCAGCCTCCAGGTGGTCGAGGAGCCACCGGCGGACGGCACGTCGCTCGCCGAGGAGGGCTCCTGGAGCGGAATCGTCCTGGACCCGCCGGACGTCTCCGGCACGCCGGAGGCGGTGACGGGCGGCGACTCCTTCGCCACCGCGCCGGTCCTCACCGACGGCGTCTACAAGGGCACCATCGTGCCGGGCGAGACGCAGGCCTTCCGGGTGCAGCTGGCCTACGGCCAGCAGCTCAGCGCGCGGCTGCGCACTCCCCCCGCCTCCCCGGCGCTCCACGAGCAGATCGGCCACCAGGGCCCGTTCGCCTCGTTCCTGGTCTACAGCCCGATGCGCGGGAACGTGCCGATCAGTGGGGAGGGGATCAACACCCACGGGTTCGCGGCCACCAGCTCCTCAGGGGTGTTCGGCGTGCAGACCCCCGAGGTCCGCTACAACAACCGCGTCAGCTCGGTCACCGTGGGCACCAGCCTGCCCGGCTACTACTACCTCGTCTTCGCAGCCGACTCCGACCACCGCGGGGAGTCCTACGAGATGCCCTACCGGCTCGAGCTCGAGGTGCGCGGCGAGGAGTCGGGCGCACCGGAGTACGCCGAAGGGCAGGCGCTCCTGACCGGCACGGACGCCCCGCTGGGCGCGCCGATCAGTGCCCCGGCCGAGCCGGACGAGCCCTCCGACGACGGCGCGGACGACCCGGCGGACGACTCCGGGCAGGCGGCGCCGAAGGACGAGGCCGAGCCCCTCTCCGCCGGCACCCTCGCCGCTGCCGGCGCCCTGGCCGCGGTGGCGCTCGGGTGCGTGGCGGTCGCGGTCAACCTGCTCCGGGGACGTCGCGGCTGA
- a CDS encoding serine/threonine-protein kinase: MGEVFAGRFELLEPIADGGMGSVWVVRDRRDGEVYAGKVLRQSDSASLVRFMREQGTRIPHDHVVTPLSWAGEDDRVLFTMPLVRGGSVATLIGDHGPLPATWVRELLVQLLTALDVVHATGIVHRDVKPANLLLRATGTARPHLLLTDFGISARTDDPRLTRASQVIGSPGYMAPEQLAGADPSVAQDVYAAGMVGLEMLAGVRPPHATDAVAALVVDQPGLQPLAALLLEAVSTDPAARPTSAAALRERLAALDLSGAPAPVEPVVVLDQLAGVLGAETRTAVATAASGPGSGPASGPASGAGSGTGTGSGSQSRGGPDVPADRRGLAVLLLVVAAACLCGAVWLLLG; encoded by the coding sequence GTGGGTGAGGTCTTCGCGGGACGGTTCGAGCTGCTGGAGCCGATCGCCGACGGTGGCATGGGCTCGGTCTGGGTCGTCCGCGACCGCCGCGACGGAGAGGTCTACGCCGGCAAGGTGCTGCGCCAGTCCGACTCGGCGTCGCTGGTGCGGTTCATGCGCGAGCAGGGCACCCGCATCCCGCACGACCACGTCGTCACGCCGTTGTCGTGGGCGGGGGAGGACGATCGCGTCCTGTTCACGATGCCGCTGGTGCGCGGGGGCTCGGTCGCGACCCTGATCGGCGACCACGGCCCGCTGCCGGCGACGTGGGTGCGCGAGCTGCTCGTGCAGCTGCTCACCGCGCTGGACGTCGTGCACGCGACCGGGATCGTGCACCGCGACGTCAAGCCGGCCAACCTGCTGCTCCGGGCGACCGGCACCGCGCGCCCCCACCTCCTGCTCACCGACTTCGGGATCTCGGCCCGGACCGACGACCCCCGGCTCACGCGGGCCAGCCAGGTGATCGGGTCGCCGGGCTACATGGCGCCCGAGCAGCTGGCCGGGGCGGACCCGTCCGTCGCCCAGGACGTCTACGCCGCGGGGATGGTCGGGCTGGAGATGCTGGCCGGCGTCCGCCCGCCCCACGCCACCGACGCCGTCGCCGCACTGGTCGTCGACCAGCCGGGCCTCCAGCCGCTCGCCGCGCTGCTCCTCGAGGCGGTCAGCACCGACCCCGCCGCGCGACCGACCAGCGCCGCCGCGCTGCGCGAGCGTCTCGCCGCCCTCGACCTGTCGGGCGCCCCGGCGCCGGTGGAGCCGGTGGTCGTGCTCGACCAGCTGGCGGGAGTGCTCGGGGCCGAGACCCGCACCGCCGTGGCGACCGCAGCCAGCGGTCCGGGCAGCGGTCCGGCCAGCGGTCCGGCCAGCGGCGCTGGCTCTGGCACTGGCACTGGCTCTGGCAGCCAGTCACGCGGCGGGCCCGATGTCCCGGCCGACCGGCGCGGGCTGGCCGTGCTGCTGCTGGTGGTGGCCGCTGCCTGTCTGTGCGGCGCGGTCTGGCTGCTCCTGGGGTGA
- a CDS encoding saccharopine dehydrogenase NADP-binding domain-containing protein, which produces MSAPLDSRPDRDLDLVLFGATGFTGGLTADYLAAAAPAGLRWAIAGRNADKLDDVRRRLAAERGVDVEVLVADSTDAAALSDVARRTRVVATTIGPYLRHGAPLVGACAEAGTDYLDLTGEPEFVDRMYLEHHQTAVRTGARLVHACGFDSIPHDLGAYFTVQQLPSDEPITLRGVVRSGGTFSGGTFHSALDQFARATQMKQAYAARRRAEARPEGRSSRAVRGRPHRDPVLGYWLLPLPTIDPIVVARTGAALASYGPEFRYSHWAGTKTLPYAVGGAVGVGALGLAAQVGPVRELLKSKVPQGSGPSSEKRERSWFTVDFVGEAGGRAVRTRVSGGDPGYTETAKMLSEAALCLALDDNPRTAGQVTPAQAMGDALLIRLQKAGMRFETL; this is translated from the coding sequence GTGAGCGCCCCCCTCGACAGCCGTCCCGACCGTGATCTCGACCTCGTGCTCTTCGGGGCCACCGGCTTCACCGGGGGCCTGACCGCCGACTACCTCGCCGCGGCGGCGCCGGCCGGACTGCGGTGGGCCATCGCCGGCCGCAATGCCGACAAGCTCGACGACGTACGCCGCCGGCTGGCCGCGGAGCGGGGCGTGGACGTCGAGGTGCTGGTCGCCGACTCCACCGACGCCGCCGCGCTGTCCGACGTCGCCCGACGCACACGTGTCGTCGCCACCACGATCGGTCCCTACCTCCGGCACGGCGCCCCCCTCGTCGGCGCGTGCGCCGAGGCCGGCACCGACTACCTCGACCTCACCGGCGAGCCGGAGTTCGTCGACAGGATGTACCTCGAGCACCACCAGACCGCCGTACGCACGGGCGCACGACTCGTGCACGCCTGCGGCTTCGACTCGATCCCACACGACCTGGGTGCCTACTTCACCGTGCAGCAGCTGCCGTCCGACGAGCCGATCACGCTGCGTGGCGTGGTCCGCTCCGGTGGCACCTTCTCCGGCGGCACCTTCCACTCCGCGCTCGACCAGTTCGCCCGGGCCACGCAGATGAAACAGGCCTACGCCGCCCGCCGGCGCGCCGAGGCGCGGCCCGAGGGGCGCTCGTCGCGTGCCGTGCGCGGACGGCCGCACCGTGACCCGGTCCTCGGCTACTGGCTCCTCCCGCTGCCCACCATCGACCCGATCGTCGTCGCGCGCACCGGGGCGGCGCTGGCGTCGTACGGCCCGGAGTTCCGCTACTCGCACTGGGCCGGCACCAAGACGCTGCCCTACGCCGTCGGCGGCGCCGTGGGTGTCGGCGCGCTGGGCCTGGCCGCGCAGGTCGGGCCCGTGCGCGAGCTCCTCAAGTCCAAGGTGCCGCAGGGCTCGGGGCCCTCATCGGAGAAGCGCGAGCGGTCCTGGTTCACCGTCGACTTCGTCGGCGAGGCAGGCGGACGCGCCGTCCGCACCCGGGTCTCCGGTGGCGACCCCGGCTACACCGAGACGGCCAAGATGCTCTCCGAGGCAGCGCTCTGCCTGGCCCTGGACGACAACCCGCGGACCGCCGGTCAGGTCACGCCCGCGCAGGCGATGGGCGACGCGCTGCTCATCCGGCTGCAGAAGGCCGGCATGCGCTTCGAGACGCTGTGA